A region of Deinococcus metalli DNA encodes the following proteins:
- a CDS encoding FmdB family zinc ribbon protein, whose protein sequence is MPTYLYKNIETGEIYELTQSMRDAAYTAHPETGVPVKRILARPGIAFKGSGFYANDSRKGGAEGGGSAPKSEGATGSKGGE, encoded by the coding sequence CATCGAAACCGGCGAGATCTACGAACTGACGCAGAGCATGCGCGACGCCGCCTACACCGCCCACCCCGAGACCGGCGTGCCGGTCAAGCGCATCCTGGCCCGCCCCGGCATCGCCTTCAAGGGCAGCGGCTTCTACGCCAACGACTCCCGCAAGGGCGGGGCCGAGGGCGGCGGCAGTGCGCCCAAGTCGGAGGGCGCCACAGGTTCCAAAGGCGGCGAGTGA